Genomic window (Arcobacter aquimarinus):
CTTCATCATCAGCTCTCATATCTTCTAAATCTTCTAAGATATTAATAGCTTCTTCTTGTGATAATTTATTTTTATCAATATGAAGTAAAACTTCATCATAAAATTTTTTTACATCTAACATATAATCTAATTCAATTTTTAAATCTTCATTATTTTTATCTTTTGAAATTAGTTTATCTAAAGCTTTTATTTCAGCATTTACTTCAACTAAAACATCAGTTTTTAATAAATTTTCAAGTTCTTTTATTTTTGACATTAATTTTTCCTTATTTAATATGATTATTTACAGTATTTGGAATACTATTACCACTTGCTTGATATTTTAGCGAATCAGGGTATTTTTTATAGTGACTTCTTACTATTGAAGCTAGTTTTTCTTTTGTAGGTGTATCAATTAGTCCCTTTTCATCTATTACGTTAATTATCTCTTCAAGAAGAATATTTTGAGGTGAAGGAAGTTTATCAATCCAAGATTTTAATAAACTTTTATTTACATATTTTGGTAAAGAATCCATTATTCCAACATCATTTTGATTATGTACTAAAAGTCCTGAAGTTGTTCCTCTATCTAAAGTTAAAACTTGGAAAAGATATAAAGTATGATAATCTAACTGTTTTTTTATATCTTGAACACTAAAACTTTTTTTGTTTAAAAAAGCATTTGTTATTATTTGAATATAAGTATCAATGACTTTTTCACCAAAACTTTGTGCAAATATAAAATCTCTTTTTTTATCATCTGTTTTATAATTTTCTAAATAGAAGTGACTAACTCCTCTGTGTCTATTTAAAGCTGGAATAAAAAAGTATTTTTCTCCTTGTTTTACACCCTCTTCAAAATCATTTTTAGAGATTTCTTTTAAAGCATTGTCAAATATCTTTTTATCTTCTTCATTTTCTAAACTAGGATTTAAATCAGCCATTATACGCCAATAAAAATCCCCATTTTTAAAAGTTGTTAAGCTTATATGGATATGTATAGAAGGAACATTTGGATTATTTGGATGAATAATAGTTGAAATAGCTGTTGCACTTTGCAAAGTTTTGTTTTCATCTAAATCATAATGAACTTGAGAAACATTAACACTTGCACGATTAAATAAAACTTCATCTTTTGCTTCAAATCTATTTCCACCACCACAAGTTCCATTTTCTCTTAGCCAAATAACTTCTTCAAATTTTTTATTTTCTCCTATTTTTAAGCTTAAATCATCTAGCTTATCAACAAATCTTTTTTGAAGATTTTTTACTAAATTATAAGCGTTTATAGCATCTATTGATTTTGACATAATCATATTCATTTATAAAAATTCCTTTAAATAATAAACAAAGTTAAAAAATATAAAAATTACTTATATGTATCTTTTGTTTAGCTAATTATATATAAATTTACTTATGAATAAGAAAGAAAATCATACAATAAAGCAAATGCACAAGGATAAAAAATGGAAAATATTCTAAATTACATCAAAATAAATGAGCTTATTTCAACTTCAGGACAACCAAAAATTGAACAGTTTGAACAAATCAAAAATGAGGATTTTGAAGTAGTAATAAATCTTGCTTTGTGTGACTCTTCAAATGCTATTTTAAATGAAGATAAGATAGTTACAAGTTTAGGAATGACATATTTACATATTCCAGTTGATTTTATAAATCCAAAAATAAGTGATTTAAAGCTTTTTTTAAATGCAATGCAAGCATTTGGAGGAAATAAAGTTTGGGTTCATTGTGCAAAAAATTATAGGGTTAGTGCTTTTATGTATGTTTTTCACAAATATATATTAAAAACACCATTTGAACAAATAGATTTATCTATTTTTAACAAGTGGCAACCAGAACAAAACTGGCAAGAACTTATGAAAATAAGTTTAGATGAATTATATACATATTAAATAATTACTAAATAGCTTTCTTATCATAGTTTAGATAGACTATTAAGCTTAAAACTTTACAGTTGGGATTAATTTTGAAAATAGAGACAAAAGTAGAAAAATTTAATGAACCTTTATATTTAGAAAGTGGAAGACTTTTAGAATCTTTTGAAATCATTTATGAAACTTATGGTGAACTTAACGAAGATAAATCAAATGTGATTATTGTTTGCCATGCACTTTCAGGAAGTCATCACGCTGCAGGAAGATATGCTTCTGAAGCAAAAGCTGGTTGGTGGGATAAGTTTATAGGTGATGGTAAAGCAATAGATACAACTAAATATTTTGTTATTTGTTCAAATAATATTGGTTCTTCTTATGGTTCAACTTCTCCTATGAGTATAGATCCTAGTACAAAAAAAGAGTATAGATTAAAATTTCCTGTTTTAGCAATTTCAGATATTGTAAAAGCACAAATGAAACTTTATAAAAGATTAGGAATTTCAAATGCAATAGCAGTTGTTGGTGGAAGTATGGGAGGAATGCAAGCTTTATGTTATGCAATAGAACATCCAACTTTTGCAAAACATATTATTGCTCTTGCAACAACTGCATATACAAGACCTTGGGCAATAGCATTTAATAAAATTGCAATTGAAGCAATTAGACATGATCCTATATTTAAAAATGGTAATTATAAAAAAGATGACCCAAAAGCTTTAGGATTGCCAGGACTTGCAATAGGTAGAATGGCAGGGCTTATTTGTTATTTAAGTCCAAATTTGTTTAATAATAAATTTGGAAGAGATTATGCTTCAACAGACGGTTTGTATGAGTTATTTGGAAGATTTGAAGTTGAGAAATATTTAGAGTATAACGCTTATAGTTTTCCTAAATTTTTTGATCCTTTATCATATTTGTATATTTGTAAAACAATGAACATTTTTGATGCGGGAAGAAATAAAGATAAGTTAGAAGATTCATTTGATAAAGTACAATCAAATCTTCATTTAATTGCATTTAGTGATGATATGCTATTTTTCCCACAAGAGATGGAAGAAATTAGAGATATTATGATAAAACTAGGGCGAGAAAATCAAGTAACATATAAATTAGTTGAAAGCCAATCAGGACATGACTCTTTTTTAGTAGAAGTTGAAAAATTTGAAAATCATGTAAGAGAAATTTTAAAGGATAGTTAAAATGGTAGATAATAAAGAGTTAGAACAGGTTAATTTTGAAGAAAAAATATCAAAAGCAAAAGAGCTTTTAGAAAAACTTTCAAATCCACAAATCACACTTAGTGATTCAATAAAGCTTTATAAAACAGGAATAAATGAGTTAGAAGAGGCTCAGAAATTACTTGATGAAGCAAAACTTATTTTTTCTGTTGAAAACAAAAACTAAACTTAGGTAATCACAATTTACAATGCAAGATATATTAAAAAAATTAGACTTAGTTGATTATATAGATAGTTTTTCAAAACTATTAGCAAGAGAAAAATCAATAATTTTAGAAGGTGATATAAACCTTCATCATAAACATATAAATGAATTATCAAAATTTGATTTTAAAGCTCCTTCTAAAGTGGAAAACCTTGATTCAGCATTGATGCATATACAAAAACAAGGTATTTTAAAAATTTATGAAATTTTTGAATTCATTAAAATCATAAATTATTTTAGATATTTAAAGAGATTTAATTTTGACGGGAAAATGCTTGAATGGCTTGATAAAATTATAATTCCAAATGAAATAATAAAAATATCTGACTATTTTGATGAAAAATCAAATTTAAAAGATGGTGTAAATGAAGATTTTGACAACATCAAATATGCTATTTCAAAAAACAAAGAGATGATAAAACAAAGTCTTTATAAGATTATAAACTCTACAAAAATAAGAACTTATTTAGTTGATTCTCAAGTTCATTATATAAATGGTGAAGAAGCATTACTTGTTCGAGGTGGTTTTAATCATGTGTTAAGTGGTAGTGTAATTGATAGGTCAAATTCTGGATTTTTTTATGTTATTCCACATAGTATTTCTGAGCTAAAACAAAAACAAAATGATTTAAAAAACAAACAAGAAGAGATATTATTTAAAATTTGTAAAGAGATTTCATCTTTATTTGAAAAAAATTTGTTATTTTTGAAGTTTTTAAATAAAGAGTTTGATAGATTTGACCACTATCAAGCAAGACTATTTTTTGCAAAAGTAGGAGATAAGAATTTTATTTTACCTTCAAAGAATGAGACAAATAGACTTGTAGATTTTTGCCATCCAGCTTTACATAATGCTAAACCTATAAGCATTGATTTTACAAAATCAGTTGTGATGATAACAGGAGTAAATGCAGGAGGAAAAACAATGATGTTAAAATCTATTTTATCAGCTGTTTTACTTTCAAAATATTTACTTCCATATAAAGCTCATCATGATACAGTTATAAGTAATTTTAAATCAATAAATGCGGTTTTAGATGATCCACAAAGTGTAAAAAATGATATTTCGACATTTGCAGGGCGAATGGTTGAATTTTCTAAACTTTTTACTTCTAAAAATGCAATAGTTGGTGTTGATGAGATTGAACTTGGAACAGATTCAGATGAAGCTGCAAGTTTGTTTAAAGTAATAATTGAAGATTTGATTCAAAGAGATATAAAAGTAATTATTACAACACACCATAAAAGATTAGCCGCACTTATGGCTTCAAATGATAATGTTGAGTTAATAGCAGCCCTTTATGATGAAGAGAACCAAAAACCAACTTATGAGTTTTTACAAGGAACAATAGGAAGGTCTTACGCTTTTGAAACAGCTTCACGATATGGAATACCTTATAGTGTTGTAAAAAGAGCAAAAGAAGTTTATGGAGATGACAAAGATAAATTAAATGAACTGATAGAAAGAAGTAGTTCATTAGAGAGAGAATATAAACAAAAAATTGCGAAACTCGATGATGAAATTGCAAATATGCAAAGAATCACAAATAACCTAAAAGAGCAAAAAGAGAAACTAGATGAGCATATATACTCTGAAAAATCAAAACTTCATAAAGAGTATAATGATGCAAGAGATGAGGCAAAAAAAGCTATAAAAGCAAAACTTGTAAGTGAATCTCATCAACATCTAAATATTGCTCATCAAAAAGCAAAAGAAATTAAAGTTGAAAAAGTTCAAGAAATTGTAGAATTTACTATAGGCGATAGGGTAAAATATAGAAATACAAAAGGAACTATTGTTTCAATCAAAGGTGCAAAAGCTTATATTGAAAATGATATGGGAATGAAAGTTCAAGTAAACTTGAGTGATTTAAGTAGAAGTGGAAATCCTCCTCCAAAAATTCCTACCAAAAAAGCAACTGTAACTATTCAAAAACCAGAAACTGGAAGTATAAAACTTGATTTACATGGACAAAGAGCTGATGAAGCTATTGAAAATCTTGATAAATTTTTAAGTGATGCTTTACTTGCAGGTTTTGAAGAAGTTTTAGTTTATCATGGGATTGGAACAGGAAAACTTGCATTTGCAGTAAAAGAATATTTGAAAAAACATCCAAAAGTTAGAGGTTTTGAAGATGCTCATCCAAGTAGTGGAGGATTTGGAGCTAAAGTTATAAAACTTTAGTTTCCAAATTTTTTAATAAATATAAGTTTTTAGAGATTTAACAAACTCTTCCATTGTTTTATTTGCATTTTCATTTGGAGCTTCTAAAAAATTTAATATAAATGAATCTTGCGTTTCACAAACACCAATACTTCTAGGACGTACTGCTAAAACTTCAGGAGTTGGTAACTCTTTTCCAAAACAAAATACTATATTTTTTGCAGCTTTTATATTTGGATTGATTTCTCCACCTTCAAGAGAACTTGTATGTTTATGTTGGTCAAAAGTAGCTATAAATGCTAAAACTGGATGAGCATCAATTTTTATTTGTAAAGCAGAAATAATCTCATCTACACTTTTAAAATTTAATTCACTTTTTTTATACTCAATCTCAAAAATATGGTATTTTTCTTTAAAGACTTTTTGTTTCATTTTTTCCCTTTATTTAAATTAATTGATAGAAATAAATGAATTTACAGCACAATCCATTCTATCATCTATATCGTTTCCATCAAGATTCATATAATCAGTTTGTATTTTATAAACTAATTTGTTGTCATATTTAAATTCAAATACTAAATATCCTGCATAACTTTTTGCATCGTTATTTTTCTTACCACTATCTTCTTTGTCATTTTCATAAATATAGTAATTTATCAAAACTTTTTTATCTGAAGTTATTTCACTATTTGAAGATATATATTTTTCTAAAACTTTTTTTAATTTTTCATCACTTTGTTCTTTTGATAAAATATTTATCAATTTACTTTTCATATATTTTGAATATTCAATATCCGAAATTATTTCGTAATTACCATTTTTTAAAGAATTAATAGCTTCTTTAATTGGTGCATCAATATTTATTTTTTCAAAAGTTATAGTTTTAGTTTGACATTCAACTCTTTTGCTTTTTATACTTTTTGTAGCTTGTGTGAATACACCATAAAAAACAAAACTAAGAATTGCAATACCAATAATAGGCAGTATTTTACTCATTTGTTATACCCTTTTTTTAGTTTGTAAGGATAATAACAAATAAAAAATTATAAGTCAATATTATTTAAGTATTATAATTAAAAATTATAATACTTAATTTAAAGGTTCTATTTCTAAATCTATAGATGAGTTTGAAGTTTTAATTTCATCTTTTAAAATAATCTGTTTTTCATCTATCTTTTTTTCTTTTATTAAATAATTTTTTATATTTAGAGCTCTATTTTTAGCAATGATTTCAAGCTCTTTATAATCAACTTTTATTTTTGAAACTAGGTTTTCTAATTCCTCTTTTTTTAGTTTTTTATTTTCACCTTCTTTTTCAAAATATCTTTTTTTCTTTAACTCAAAAGTTTCTTCTTTTTGATTGTAAGAAGAGTTTACTTTTATTGCAATATCTTTTTTCTGTGTTAAAATTAAAGCAATTTTGTCTAAAGTTTCTTTTTGAATGGGTGTGATTTCATCTTCTAAAGGATTGAATTTTACACTTTTTATTTCATCTTCACTAAAATTAAACATAGCTCCAAGTAAAGAGAAAGGTGCTGTTACAGCTTTTGTTATAAGATTTACAAATGCTTTCCAAACAATAGCTCCAATTGAAAATTGTGGATCATCTACATTTCCTGAAACTGATAAATTGATATCTATAATTCCATCTTTATCTTCAAGTAAAGCAATAGCAATTCCTAAAGGTAAAGATATAGCATCAGGACTTTCTACTTCTTCTCCTAATTCTAATTTTGTAATTATGATATTATTTTTTGCATCTAAATTTGATTGATCAATATTATATTTTAAATCTAAATCAAGTTTTCCACTTTTTAACTCTCTACCTATAAATTTTCCTGTATAAGGTGTGAAGTTTTGCATTGCTATATTTTCAAATTTCATATTTATATCAGTTAAAAATTTTATATTATTTGGATTTACAATACCTGTTATTTTTGCAACACCATATTGATCAACAACTCCTTTTAATTCAAGATTTGTTTTACTTGATTTTGTGTTTTTAATTTCTGAAACTTTTCCTTGAAGTTTTGTAACTGTAGTTTTAAAAGCAATAGGAAGATTTTTATCTTCAAAATCAAATGTTCCATTATTTATGTTAATTGGACCGATATCTAATTTTGTTTGATTTGAAGAGTTATTAGACTCTTTTTTTGTTGTTATATTAGTTTGTGAGTTAACTTCTTCTTTTATTTTTTGATTTTCATTTTTTGGTAAAATTATAGAAATATGAGGATTGTTTAAATCTGTTTTTTCTATT
Coding sequences:
- a CDS encoding coproporphyrinogen III oxidase; protein product: MNMIMSKSIDAINAYNLVKNLQKRFVDKLDDLSLKIGENKKFEEVIWLRENGTCGGGNRFEAKDEVLFNRASVNVSQVHYDLDENKTLQSATAISTIIHPNNPNVPSIHIHISLTTFKNGDFYWRIMADLNPSLENEEDKKIFDNALKEISKNDFEEGVKQGEKYFFIPALNRHRGVSHFYLENYKTDDKKRDFIFAQSFGEKVIDTYIQIITNAFLNKKSFSVQDIKKQLDYHTLYLFQVLTLDRGTTSGLLVHNQNDVGIMDSLPKYVNKSLLKSWIDKLPSPQNILLEEIINVIDEKGLIDTPTKEKLASIVRSHYKKYPDSLKYQASGNSIPNTVNNHIK
- a CDS encoding protein tyrosine phosphatase family protein; the protein is MENILNYIKINELISTSGQPKIEQFEQIKNEDFEVVINLALCDSSNAILNEDKIVTSLGMTYLHIPVDFINPKISDLKLFLNAMQAFGGNKVWVHCAKNYRVSAFMYVFHKYILKTPFEQIDLSIFNKWQPEQNWQELMKISLDELYTY
- the metX gene encoding homoserine O-acetyltransferase MetX; the protein is MKIETKVEKFNEPLYLESGRLLESFEIIYETYGELNEDKSNVIIVCHALSGSHHAAGRYASEAKAGWWDKFIGDGKAIDTTKYFVICSNNIGSSYGSTSPMSIDPSTKKEYRLKFPVLAISDIVKAQMKLYKRLGISNAIAVVGGSMGGMQALCYAIEHPTFAKHIIALATTAYTRPWAIAFNKIAIEAIRHDPIFKNGNYKKDDPKALGLPGLAIGRMAGLICYLSPNLFNNKFGRDYASTDGLYELFGRFEVEKYLEYNAYSFPKFFDPLSYLYICKTMNIFDAGRNKDKLEDSFDKVQSNLHLIAFSDDMLFFPQEMEEIRDIMIKLGRENQVTYKLVESQSGHDSFLVEVEKFENHVREILKDS
- the xseB gene encoding exodeoxyribonuclease VII small subunit; the protein is MVDNKELEQVNFEEKISKAKELLEKLSNPQITLSDSIKLYKTGINELEEAQKLLDEAKLIFSVENKN
- a CDS encoding endonuclease MutS2 produces the protein MQDILKKLDLVDYIDSFSKLLAREKSIILEGDINLHHKHINELSKFDFKAPSKVENLDSALMHIQKQGILKIYEIFEFIKIINYFRYLKRFNFDGKMLEWLDKIIIPNEIIKISDYFDEKSNLKDGVNEDFDNIKYAISKNKEMIKQSLYKIINSTKIRTYLVDSQVHYINGEEALLVRGGFNHVLSGSVIDRSNSGFFYVIPHSISELKQKQNDLKNKQEEILFKICKEISSLFEKNLLFLKFLNKEFDRFDHYQARLFFAKVGDKNFILPSKNETNRLVDFCHPALHNAKPISIDFTKSVVMITGVNAGGKTMMLKSILSAVLLSKYLLPYKAHHDTVISNFKSINAVLDDPQSVKNDISTFAGRMVEFSKLFTSKNAIVGVDEIELGTDSDEAASLFKVIIEDLIQRDIKVIITTHHKRLAALMASNDNVELIAALYDEENQKPTYEFLQGTIGRSYAFETASRYGIPYSVVKRAKEVYGDDKDKLNELIERSSSLEREYKQKIAKLDDEIANMQRITNNLKEQKEKLDEHIYSEKSKLHKEYNDARDEAKKAIKAKLVSESHQHLNIAHQKAKEIKVEKVQEIVEFTIGDRVKYRNTKGTIVSIKGAKAYIENDMGMKVQVNLSDLSRSGNPPPKIPTKKATVTIQKPETGSIKLDLHGQRADEAIENLDKFLSDALLAGFEEVLVYHGIGTGKLAFAVKEYLKKHPKVRGFEDAHPSSGGFGAKVIKL
- a CDS encoding DUF6858 family protein encodes the protein MKQKVFKEKYHIFEIEYKKSELNFKSVDEIISALQIKIDAHPVLAFIATFDQHKHTSSLEGGEINPNIKAAKNIVFCFGKELPTPEVLAVRPRSIGVCETQDSFILNFLEAPNENANKTMEEFVKSLKTYIY